DNA from Coffea arabica cultivar ET-39 chromosome 10c, Coffea Arabica ET-39 HiFi, whole genome shotgun sequence:
TAAATGAGGTCTTCCCCCCCCATACCATCCTTCATCTCACTTGGTTCTAACCCAAGCCCCTTTGACAGGTACTCAAACATCTTGTCAGCCACTCCTCTAAGCCTCTTAGCATAATCTTCACTTGTCTCTCTGGCATCCAAATTCCAATGGAAGATATAACAATTAGTGGGTAATTAGTACAAAATGATGAAGGCATACGAGTTACCAACTTAATTGTATAGGCAGCATGAGTGAACATTCTGTGTACAATAGGCTTATTCTCAATTGATTCTGATTTTTAAATATCAGTTGAAAGCAAGCTCAATAATCACCTTTAGGGTTTGATTAGCAGTATTATTGTACAGCAATCTTTCCACACTCTACTGCACTTATCCAATTGAGACCACCTAATAGATATCTTAAGCACATTTTAAGGTTTTAAATAATATTATTTAGTTTACCCTATATTATTGCACTCAAACTGTTATTTATTTACTTCAGAAACCTGTGACGTATGTCTTCACGTAAGCGTCAAAATATTTGAGTGCACTTGATTCTTTCTCCTAAGTTATAAATGCCTTAATTTGTGTAAAACTGAGAGATCATATTTCCCACTTaaacaagaaaagagaaaaagaaaaaggttacAACAATTAGTTGCTCCTtgtcttttccttcttttttttttcggagctATAGATTGCCTTAAACCTCATAGAGGTGGACTTCGATTGTCAGTGCAATCACTAAACAGCATTTAATGGCCGAGATCAGCCCAGCAAAACTTGAGCTAACCTCGACTGTTGatatgaaattcatttgaattttaaatcaaTGGTCAAGATCAATTCAAGTTTGGTTGAGCCAATCTGAACCTTTAAAAGTTACAGAAGTGCAAACAATCCGGATCCCAGAGCAGTTGCCACGCCAGAAGCCCCACCACCGCACTACACGATTTTTAAAGGGTCAAATTATACTTTACCCCCGTGGTACAGGCGTATGGCTAATGTTTACATAACCTCctctaattttaaaaattatatataatcccCTCCtaatttgaattaaagtgtcaaagtcaAATTTACCCTTATTTAAAAAGTTAAATGGTATaagtgaccaaaatatataaatataatatgtatGACACTCTAATTTcgtataattttatattttaccatataacctcTTATAGTTTAATACTTTATCATATAACACTCTTGTAATTTTCAACATATATACACATAATCCCCTGTGAGGCTGTAatcaataaataatttttaactttacataatggtattttttacattttagttAACTCCATTATGAATTGCAAATTTcatcattttgacactttaatctaaaccgtaaaaaaattatgtataacttttaaaaCTATAAAGGAGTTatgtaataaaatattaaatcacaaggggtaaagtgtaatttgtcTTTTTAAAGACCAGATAACAAGGCTGATTCTACACTGCCCAGTGCAACCAAATTACATTTTCTAGTGATGTAAATCACATTTTGATTATCTATATTTAGAAGCAAATATAAATCAGATTTCGATTAGAGTCGTCAAATTGAAGGAAACAGCTTGACCTTGACAAAATTGTTGAAGTTTTAAACTTCTTCCAAATGGTATCGCTTTCTTTTTTTAGGGAaaaattgacaattttgcttttaTAATCTGGTTTTGGCATGTTAATGATCAGGATCAAATTGGCCCGCCCGTAATACTTTCAATTTCCTCATGATCGAAAGACTTTCTGTTCCAAGGCAGAGTAGTTGTCTGCATCATAAAGTCAGAAAATGCTAAATCCACACTTCTCATCCTAAATATACAAATTTCATTGTCAATAGTACAACATAATAGTACAAATCATCAATCCTACTAACAGTAAGAGACATCAATGCATCAAGGTATCAATCAGCCCAACTTTGCAAATGGAATTTGGTTTTGTACATTCtgattttcgttttcttcctttttttattctctttttaATTAAGTTTGGGTGGcatgtcctttttttttgggtttttacccttttttttcttttttaagagTTTACTAGTATATGTAAAACTTGACAAAGCTAAATTAAAACCAACAAAGTGCTACTCTTGATGATGCAGACAACTAATTGTTCGGTTTCAAAAACATGAATGATGAGGAAAATATCAAACCTGTAAGAGGGTGGATTTTTAGGCCAAAACCTATAGTTAATGGCAGAAGGAGGCCATATTATATGGAACAAGTGATCAACCCATCCTTTCTTGCCCTCAACTTCTTTCTGCAACCTTGTTCCGTAACCCTCAATATTCTGAGACCCTGGAATCTTAGCAACCAGTTCTTTTTCCTCTAGTGGAAGCTCAAAGAATTCCTTCCCAACTTGCTGCAGTTTCCTCACAACCTCATCTGGGATGCCATGGTTGACAACTTGGAAGATCCCCCATTCTCTGCTAGCCTCAGAAATCAACCCCACAATTTTGCCTTCATCAGGATCGCTCAGATCAATCACCGGAACCTCAAGAACCACCCCATGGAAGGTTGTTACTGCAGGTTGCTCATTTTCTGATCTGATGTAATCTGTTGGAATAGTATCCATGCATTTGGATAGCGAAGCAATTTGTTGCACTCTTTCCAgctccatttcttttttttttttcctccctcaCTCTCCAACAGAAAaacttttgatgattttctttctttatgcTAGAGTCTTGCCTCTTTGCAGCATATATAAAGGGAGGCAAGACAAAAGCTGGAACCAAATTCATCAACACCAGCAATAATATGCATTGTGGATGTCATTAATTTTctatgaaaagataaaaaagggGTTACGTGGGTGAGTCCTGTTCATTTGATAGATCATGCCAAACCTCAACAGCATGCACCGCTATAGTAGCCTACATCTTGCATCATACGAAGAATATGTTGATAGGATAGTTGGGTTAAAATTCTCTGCCTCTATAAATTACTATTGACGGCTCAGATGAAGTTGATTTGAAATCGAACAAATTATATTGGTTACGTAATACAACATTTAATTATGGGCAAAATTCTTAGTGTTTTTCtaccttttttattttagtgTGACTACATTTATTATTATATGCATACACTATGTTGTTCAATTGAATGCGACAGTTAGAGAACATTGGATCCAGGATGGTTGGTGGCTTGGTACCTAAACTTATTGATGCATAGCACATGACCACATGAGTTGAGTGTGCAAGTTAAATAAAATTACAATTTGTAAACATGACTTTTTATAATAACAACCTAAAGATCAATTTGAGTAAGGATTTAtcgttttcttttctattttctgtTTATAAAACCTGTTAAGCATTTGAAGCCTCGTAGTTCTCGAACTCCTCCTGAACTCCATAAATTTGTGAAAAAGTTTTGAACCAATATGTTACATCCTACCGAATGTATAAGAATTGTTATCActgttaaaaatatttttagaaaagtGAAGAATTGATTGAATACATTCGAATTATGTGATGATACACAAATATAATCACCATTTTGTTTTGTCAGGCCGTGCATATCACCTCACAAATCTTGTATTACTCTCTattccactttttattatattattattttttcttcataaacatcatattttagtttttttttgttttcttaaaatCTAATAGCTATTAATTAAGTAATACACAAATACaacaatttcagaaacctcccttgaggtttataACAATCTCATAAATTAGAGATGATTTCAGAAACTTCCCTTGAGGTTTATAACAATTTCACTTGACTCTCCTAAAGTTTCAAATATTACACCTACCACCTTTGATATGAACATGGGATTCAATGATTCAACCTTAAGTCATACAAGTGGAGGATCATCCATTGGACATCATCAAATCCAAATCCCTTCCTTAGTTTGGAGTAGTTTTCCTTAGTTGTAAGCTATATTAGGAGTATGTGTTGTTTGTGTTAATTATTTCCAGCCGTGagtgtttaattattttcagcAAATTATAGTTGGTTGATTAGTTAATTAAGTTGTTAGTTTGGTTGAATAAAAGGttaggtcatgttgaccatagttgaGCCTTTAAGTCGTGTTAGTTTTCTAATTCTAGCTGAGTTAGGGTTAGTTAAGTAAGTTCCAGTCTAGTTAGGTTTTTGAGtctttgtaaggctataaataagcCTTGTCTCAAACGTTATTTTGATAAGATGAATaatcaaagaaaatttccagcaaacacTTTGTGTTAGTAACATCTCTTGTCCAAGATATCcaacttgaatacttgagaggaTTCTTGAGTTTTCGATCGACTAATCAATTCAAGATCACATTGAATTGTGGCGTCATTCTACCCTTCTATTCAATCTCGAGCGGTCCTTGATTGTCTAGAATCCATCCAATTTATCCATAATCTAATCAAGATACATCTTTCCGCTTGCCTGATCGATTtagttcttcaagacaggttttTGCTGGGTCAAGATcgtatcatctggtatcagagttttGACTCTTGATTCAGGTCaatattcttttcttcttcttgtttttccttctGTTTGTTTTGCCACCAAACCCTAATCCTTcttattcaaaagaaaaaaaaattgttcatcGTTGTAGGGTTTGAATATCTTGTGATTACCTTGTGTCGCACGTTTGgttcttatttttttccttgtgtCATTTGTCTCCCTTGATCAGATTCATTGtttgaactaaaaaaaaaaaaaagcatcctATAGCATCCTTACTGTTCATCGCTACTGTAGTGATACTATTCACCGTGTCGTACTGTTCATCCAAAAGTACTGCAGCagcactgttcatccgaaacaattattattttttttttttgcataacttgtgtttgtttcttgttttggtgtcttgttatattgttcttgaagtcttgtgttggtttagagtcaaaaaaaaatttctggtcGTTACCTTGTTGGAGAAAATCCGTGGTTAATCATTAGGGTTTTGTTGAATCCGTGGCTAAGCTTGTTTGTTTCTTGGGAAAAAAACGTTTGAAGCTCTTGAATTCTAGacaaaatcttgagtttcttgagtTCTTTGACTAATTTCCAGCAACAAaccttgaagttcttgggttcttgaaaatcttgaaaccAACCTTCCAAATCTTGAACCCTAGTTCATCTCTTGGGAAATCAACTTGCGGTTGTTGTGTTTGATTGAGCGAgcttgaaaaaacaaaaacaaagagaatCTGATCcgtgaagaaagaagaaaaaaaaaggatcaagATCTCAAGAATTAGCTTGCAAGTGGAATTCGAAGTTGACTTGGTTTGTTACTTACCAAAATCTGGTAGCATCACCTTGTCCAACTTGGACTTGATTAAGCCATTTAAGGAAGTCTTGAAACCACTTCTTGTTTTCATAAAAACGAATTCAAGTTCCCTAAAACAAGTTTCCAAATCTTGTCACTAAACCAGTTTCCAAATTCCAGCCACGAGAAATCGGGTAGAAGGTTTTCTAGGTTTCCAAAAAAATTCTGCTAAGTCATTTATTGTTCTAGATTTCCTTTGTAATCTGTCCAGCCAcaatttgttgtgttttgagtCATATTTTTCAGTTTAtattcaagtttcaatggtcCAAAATAGTCCAAATCAGTTTTGGTCCATAAAGAGTTAATAGTTTCCTAATTTAAGTCATAGGTTTCCTAATTCAAGCGCTCATTGTCTTGTGTCTTTTTTTTGGCTGAATTAAGCACCAAGTTTTTGGTGTAGATTTCCAGTTATATTTCAGGCAAACATCTTTTGTGTGTTAAATCTGGTCCAAAATTGCACCAAATCAGCATCAAATCTATTCGGTTCTCATCCAAGTTCCTCAGTGTTTTGTCGAGTCACATCAGATTCATTCTTCCGTTAGTAAATCTGTAAATTTCCAACCTATTTTCAGCACTTTTGACTCATCCAGATCTCTTCTTTTTGTATTCAAATCTCAACTCAAGATAACAATTTCATCTATGGCACTTCCTTGTGCGTTGTTGGATAAGTCATTGAATTACTtgagaaatttctgatttcttcaagtaaGGAGATCAACGACCAAGAGATTTGCTTGGTAGGCTTATTAGAGTGACTTAAATACTTGAGTGATACATGAGTGCGAGTGCATACACGTGAGGGTGTACTGTTAGGaaactttcctttgtttttacTAACCATTTTGCAGGTCAAAGATGAATATCAAAGGaagttcacaccactttga
Protein-coding regions in this window:
- the LOC113713347 gene encoding flavonol synthase/flavanone 3-hydroxylase-like; translation: MELERVQQIASLSKCMDTIPTDYIRSENEQPAVTTFHGVVLEVPVIDLSDPDEGKIVGLISEASREWGIFQVVNHGIPDEVVRKLQQVGKEFFELPLEEKELVAKIPGSQNIEGYGTRLQKEVEGKKGWVDHLFHIIWPPSAINYRFWPKNPPSYRETSEDYAKRLRGVADKMFEYLSKGLGLEPSEMKDGMGGEDLIYMMKINYYPPCPRPDLALGVVAHTDMSGLTILVPNEVPGLQVFKDDYWYDVKYIPNALIVHIGDQIQILSNGKYKSVFHRTTVNKEMTRMSWPVFLEPPPEQEIGPIPKLVNEENPPKFKTKKFKDYAYCKLNKLPQ